Proteins from one bacterium genomic window:
- a CDS encoding adenylyltransferase/cytidyltransferase family protein, translating to MAKKTKPRARDKIIARRDLRKRIAARQRKGEKIVFTSGCYDLLHVGHLRSFEQARALGDALVVGLNRDKRVRELKGSGRPVVSEKQRAELIAGLECVDWVVLFGEKSAAPLIRALQPDIACKGGDYRDERIPEQDAAESVGGRFVHLRQIPGVRTTNLLERVRLRR from the coding sequence ATGGCAAAAAAGACGAAGCCCCGAGCCCGTGACAAGATCATCGCGCGACGCGATCTGCGCAAGCGCATCGCGGCTCGGCAACGCAAGGGTGAGAAGATCGTATTCACGAGCGGTTGCTATGACCTGCTCCACGTCGGGCATCTGCGCAGTTTCGAGCAGGCGCGCGCGTTGGGTGACGCACTGGTCGTCGGACTGAACCGCGACAAGCGAGTCCGTGAACTCAAGGGATCGGGCCGGCCCGTCGTGTCGGAAAAGCAGCGCGCGGAATTGATCGCAGGCCTGGAATGCGTCGACTGGGTGGTGTTATTCGGCGAGAAATCCGCCGCACCCTTGATCCGCGCTTTGCAGCCGGACATCGCTTGCAAGGGTGGCGACTACCGCGACGAGCGCATTCCCGAACAGGATGCGGCCGAGAGCGTCGGTGGTCGCTTCGTTCACCTGCGACAGATTCCGGGCGTGCGAACCACGAATCTGCTGGAAAGGGTTAGACTGCGCAGATGA
- a CDS encoding AsmA-like C-terminal region-containing protein, which yields MTDARPGILRKRRVWVSALLILLVAGVTWMVLSTPVETYFAGVLSRVLGKPVELAEFEINVGGELEFELSALRVLESDEPNAPEVFRVRKVRGRQTWPRILAGQIFPSSWTIDEPVLRMARSSEERSTSLPRIPEANVVVTNGSVDWQLEDGKWLQLRDLRLENQRGGLGMTSEGALSADLLRGGQAVGRLEFDFDGWLDDLNATGRVRDLDLTVLSDSVISANRRCEAEFELGYQAREARLKLNLDTKGLKLVVPGLSSPLEPQSAILEAQTQWRENYLSTSIGRLQIDDFVVSGELEFDLNTGGRVRGEIQLADFQPASPRINPLRLMGLRFASWGRIVERIQDGHIEDIRFRFDLRRRGIGKAIAFKRKLSAKEMQISLRVRDGVFAQKDGNPIRIISGEASLRGNILEAKKVHLERTGSTIPEINLHLDGMHRLVDLPKQEHGTPRGAGVPTPGLWPALGALGGSEEPSRETVSFQFENLRVDYPAFILGIRDASGSLDLPPGQVRINGAKGVIGGAPASFDVAYETANRIANVRIRYGDGPPEEPYREPGKTWLDGDVRVPRLFLGEWQLDDAVFHLAARGDHAEFSRISGTLDGGTVAGAGSISLADKDAAEYVFGLQVLDAKAELISTKIGIPKDALSGTASFNGRLAGVLARGEPFMERGNLKLLVRLEDGEVSGLPALLSVARLPSLQGVRGLLGRPLPFEIINAELKLAESMVEIRELKLDGPELRILADGVIDLKPEENTIDMVVALLFLQTVDKLLGSVPIVRDVVLGKNRNLLATYFRLDGPRTNPRARILAPSALNTATGVISGGLRRLRNLIPIGRSAKKEDGKKDEAPSP from the coding sequence ATGACAGACGCTCGGCCAGGCATCTTGCGGAAGCGTCGCGTATGGGTCTCGGCGCTACTGATCCTGCTTGTCGCAGGGGTTACCTGGATGGTCCTGTCCACTCCGGTCGAAACCTATTTCGCCGGGGTGCTTTCTCGGGTTCTCGGCAAGCCTGTGGAACTCGCCGAATTCGAGATCAACGTGGGCGGCGAGCTGGAATTCGAACTCAGCGCCCTCCGGGTGCTCGAGTCGGACGAGCCGAATGCACCGGAGGTGTTCCGCGTGCGCAAGGTCCGGGGCCGGCAGACCTGGCCTCGCATTCTCGCAGGGCAGATCTTCCCCAGTTCCTGGACGATCGACGAGCCCGTGCTGCGCATGGCCCGCAGCTCGGAGGAAAGAAGCACCTCGCTACCGAGAATTCCGGAAGCGAATGTGGTCGTAACCAACGGAAGCGTGGACTGGCAGCTCGAAGACGGGAAGTGGCTGCAGCTTCGCGATCTGCGCCTGGAAAATCAGCGCGGTGGATTGGGAATGACTTCAGAAGGCGCGCTGTCGGCCGATCTGCTGCGCGGCGGACAAGCGGTGGGCCGCCTCGAGTTCGACTTCGATGGTTGGCTGGACGATCTCAACGCAACCGGTCGAGTACGCGACCTCGATCTGACGGTGCTTTCGGATTCGGTCATCTCGGCGAATCGACGCTGCGAAGCGGAATTTGAACTCGGGTATCAGGCTCGAGAGGCGCGCCTGAAACTGAACCTCGACACGAAGGGCCTGAAACTGGTTGTGCCGGGCCTCTCTTCTCCCCTGGAACCACAGAGCGCAATACTAGAAGCACAGACTCAGTGGCGCGAAAACTATCTGTCGACGTCGATTGGCCGCCTGCAGATTGACGACTTCGTGGTTTCGGGCGAACTCGAATTCGACCTGAACACCGGCGGTCGTGTGCGCGGCGAAATCCAACTGGCTGATTTCCAGCCGGCATCGCCGCGCATCAACCCGTTGCGTCTCATGGGTCTGCGGTTCGCCAGCTGGGGTCGGATCGTAGAGCGGATCCAGGACGGTCACATCGAAGACATACGCTTCCGCTTCGATTTGCGGCGACGCGGCATCGGGAAGGCCATCGCTTTCAAACGCAAGCTGAGCGCCAAGGAGATGCAGATCTCTTTGCGCGTTCGCGACGGCGTGTTCGCTCAGAAAGACGGCAATCCGATCAGGATTATCTCCGGCGAAGCTTCGCTGCGCGGCAACATCCTGGAAGCAAAGAAGGTGCACCTGGAGCGGACCGGCTCGACCATTCCGGAAATCAATCTGCACCTCGACGGGATGCACCGCCTGGTTGACCTGCCCAAACAAGAACACGGCACGCCGCGTGGAGCCGGTGTGCCTACACCCGGTCTGTGGCCGGCCCTCGGAGCACTCGGTGGTTCGGAAGAGCCATCTCGCGAAACGGTGAGTTTCCAGTTTGAAAATCTGAGAGTGGACTATCCAGCGTTCATCCTGGGTATACGCGACGCTTCCGGCAGCCTGGACCTGCCACCGGGTCAAGTGCGAATCAACGGAGCCAAGGGCGTAATCGGCGGAGCACCGGCGAGCTTCGATGTCGCCTACGAAACGGCGAACCGGATCGCCAATGTGCGTATTCGCTACGGAGACGGCCCACCCGAGGAGCCGTATCGCGAACCCGGTAAGACATGGCTCGACGGTGACGTCAGGGTTCCGAGACTCTTCCTGGGTGAGTGGCAGCTCGACGACGCCGTCTTCCACCTTGCGGCGCGCGGAGATCACGCGGAGTTCAGTCGGATTAGTGGCACGCTCGACGGCGGTACGGTGGCCGGCGCTGGATCCATCTCTTTGGCCGACAAGGACGCTGCCGAATACGTGTTCGGACTTCAGGTCCTCGATGCGAAGGCAGAATTGATTTCCACCAAGATCGGGATTCCCAAGGACGCGCTGAGCGGTACGGCTTCGTTCAACGGTCGGCTCGCCGGTGTGCTTGCCCGGGGCGAGCCTTTCATGGAGCGTGGCAATCTGAAGCTCCTGGTCCGTCTGGAAGACGGAGAGGTCAGTGGACTTCCGGCCTTGCTCTCGGTGGCCCGCTTGCCGTCGTTGCAGGGCGTCCGCGGTCTTCTGGGCCGACCGCTACCGTTCGAGATAATCAACGCGGAACTGAAGCTGGCAGAGAGCATGGTAGAGATCAGGGAACTCAAACTCGACGGACCGGAACTGCGCATACTTGCCGACGGTGTGATCGATCTGAAGCCCGAAGAAAACACGATCGACATGGTCGTCGCCCTGCTCTTCCTCCAGACGGTCGACAAGCTCCTGGGTTCGGTGCCGATCGTGCGCGATGTGGTTCTGGGCAAGAATCGCAATCTTCTGGCGACGTATTTCAGACTCGACGGACCCAGAACAAACCCGCGTGCGAGAATTCTCGCACCGAGTGCGTTGAATACCGCGACCGGCGTAATCAGCGGCGGTCTGCGGCGTCTGCGAAATCTGATTCCCATTGGCCGATCGGCGAAAAAGGAAGATGGCAAAAAAGACGAAGCCCCGAGCCCGTGA
- a CDS encoding helix-turn-helix domain-containing protein — protein MEHTDVTQYHVEDSKPRKKNRVRELRENRLMTQAQLAKKAKVALRTIHSVEKGMNCRMDTKRKILLALSLRFEDKDQVFLD, from the coding sequence ATGGAGCACACGGACGTCACGCAATACCACGTCGAAGACTCGAAGCCCCGGAAGAAAAACCGGGTCCGCGAGCTTCGTGAGAACCGTCTCATGACCCAGGCGCAGCTCGCCAAGAAGGCGAAGGTCGCGCTGCGGACGATTCATTCCGTCGAAAAGGGAATGAACTGCCGCATGGACACGAAGCGCAAGATCCTCCTGGCGCTCAGTCTCCGATTCGAGGACAAGGACCAGGTCTTCCTCGACTAG
- a CDS encoding transcriptional repressor, giving the protein MQTPAEARKFAHERFSEYLLRNGLKQTRQRETILDAFLESEGHITSEELHERVREPHPEIGAATVYRTLKLFCDARLAHAHHFRHGVTLYELEGYHHDHLICLGCAEIVEFECELIEVEQAKIAQAHDYKLTQHRHTLYGYCPKCRESL; this is encoded by the coding sequence ATGCAAACCCCGGCCGAAGCGAGAAAATTCGCCCACGAACGTTTCTCCGAGTATCTGCTGCGCAACGGGCTCAAGCAGACTCGGCAGCGAGAGACGATTCTCGACGCCTTTCTCGAATCGGAGGGCCACATCACGAGCGAAGAGCTTCACGAGCGGGTGCGCGAGCCTCATCCCGAAATCGGCGCCGCAACGGTCTATCGCACACTCAAGCTTTTCTGCGACGCCCGGCTTGCTCACGCGCATCACTTCCGGCACGGCGTCACGCTCTACGAACTCGAGGGGTACCACCACGATCATCTGATCTGCCTGGGCTGCGCCGAGATCGTGGAGTTCGAATGCGAGCTGATCGAGGTCGAGCAAGCGAAGATCGCCCAGGCCCACGACTACAAGCTGACGCAGCACCGCCACACTCTGTACGGCTACTGCCCGAAGTGCCGGGAGTCCCTGTAA
- a CDS encoding PEP-CTERM sorting domain-containing protein → MTRRLVGRFGGGVLAALMVMGAVSAEAAQYTLENSVPFNTGGTSPVVGNILPILDPTGARICLAGCPGDFFDPLFFQSRDFFIFQIEVDSGQLQSISVAQLELPAFAANTMGYIPGGGLVDPTGEGPAFLNASLPEFQFFGTALNSGTTSARLFVTYDLGAMPPAGLPFGTLQDPNTVQFRIFDGDLLFNVHGTVAVPEPSALALLGLSLLGLVAALRRP, encoded by the coding sequence TTGACGCGTCGACTGGTGGGCCGTTTCGGGGGTGGCGTTCTCGCCGCTCTGATGGTGATGGGCGCCGTTTCTGCGGAAGCGGCCCAATACACGCTCGAAAACTCCGTGCCGTTCAATACCGGAGGAACGAGTCCGGTCGTCGGCAACATCTTGCCGATTCTCGATCCGACCGGTGCGCGAATCTGTCTGGCGGGCTGTCCAGGTGATTTCTTTGACCCGCTGTTCTTCCAGAGCCGGGATTTCTTCATCTTCCAGATCGAGGTTGACTCCGGCCAGTTGCAGTCGATCAGCGTGGCTCAGCTGGAGCTGCCGGCCTTCGCTGCCAACACGATGGGCTATATCCCCGGGGGCGGTCTCGTGGATCCGACGGGCGAGGGGCCCGCATTCCTAAACGCTAGCCTGCCGGAGTTCCAGTTCTTCGGAACGGCACTGAATTCCGGAACGACCAGTGCTCGGCTGTTCGTCACTTATGACCTCGGAGCCATGCCGCCCGCTGGCTTGCCTTTTGGAACACTCCAGGATCCGAATACCGTGCAGTTCAGGATCTTCGACGGCGATCTGCTGTTCAATGTGCACGGGACGGTGGCGGTACCCGAGCCGAGTGCGCTGGCGCTGCTCGGACTCAGCCTGCTCGGATTGGTCGCGGCGCTGCGCCGTCCGTAG